ATAGATTTACATAAGGAATTATAATTAATATATACAAGTAAGTGTCTGGGAATTATATAGAATTCTTGAAGTGTATTCCGCACGAATTGTTGATATTCAAAAAGAACGTTAGTTTTTAATCCTAACGCTCTTTTTTGCAATCCTTGCTTATTCATAGTAATACATCAATCATAATTTTAAGGAATTTGCTTATAAAGAATATTTATTTAAAAAGGACCCCGAATTTAAAATTGAAGTGCAACGTTAATTGTTAAACAAAAAGGTCATGAAGACCTAAACTTGAATTGTATCAAAAAGCAAGAAAGGAAAATCTTCATGACCAATTCAAATTCTAGCATGTCTAGCCGTTATCATCAATTAACCAGTGTGCAGCGTGGTCAAATTCAAGCGTTGCTTGATGCTGGCATCACTTCTCGTACAGTTATTGCCCAAGAGGTTGGTTGTCATAAGTCAACGATTAGCCGTGAAATCAAACGTGGCAGTGTACTTCAACGTGATCATAATTATTTTCTCTACAAGCATTACTATGCCGATACTGCCTAAATCTATCATGATCAAAAGCGTTTAAATTGCTATAAACGCGATCCACTTAGGCATTTTTCAGTCTTCTTCAAAATGCTCTCAAGACGCTTTAAGACTAAGTTTGACGCAACCAGCATCGATGAATTCGTTGGTGAATTCAAACTGACTATGCCTGGCTATCCTTGTCCTAGTACTCCAACAGTCTATCGCTATATCGATCAAGGATTGCTCGATATAAGCAATATTGATCTACCAATGAAACTGAAGAGGCGTAGAAGCAAACGTCGTCACAATCATGGTGGACATGCGCTGCACAAGAAGCATCTAGGTGATTCGATTGAAGATCGTCCAGCAGAAGTAGAAGATCGAAAAACGCTGTTGCACTGGGAAGGTGACCTAGTTAAAGGTGTTAGGCGTAAGAATCAGCCAGCTTTAATGACCTTGACTGAACGTGTAACTCGTTTTGAAGTGGTTATCAAGATTCCAGATTACCGTGCTGCTACTTGCTTGAGGCTTCTGCAAGAAGAAATTGATAAACATCCAAGCTGGTACAAGACGATCACGTTTGATAATGGTTCAGAGTTTGCGGATATGGTTCAAATACAGCACTGCAAGATTTACTTTGCACATCCATATTCGCCTTGGGAAAGAGGAACCAATGAAAACTGCAATGGTCTACTTAGACAGTTCTTTCCCAAAGGTCAAAGTATGCAAGATAAGACAGATGACTATGTTCAAAAAGCAACTAAAGCAATTAATCGTAAACATCGTCGAATCCTCCATTACCAAACAGCAGAAAACCTATTCAAGCAATATATATCTTCATAGACCAATAACTGTTGCACTTAATTTGACAATTCAGGATTTAAAAAGGACTGATAAAAATGCAGGAAAAATTCCCTAATGTATCATTATTAAAAGATCTATCTGGTGCTTACAAAGTTGTAATTCAAAATGGTAACGTAACGCAGAATAATATTTATGCTTTGCAACTTCGTAATAGCCAAACTGATACATATGTAATTTGTGGTTCTAGAGCAACAGGTATTTTTAATAAAACGCCAGCATTAATTTTACATGGTGATAAAACTAAGGGATATAATGCTGGTGGTCATACACAAACTTGGGAATATGCTAATAAGCCAGAATCATGGTTTGTAGGTACCAAACCTAACAATGCAAACTGGAATACCCAAATTGCTCGTGTTAAATTTCCATCATCTGGTACTACACATATTTATTACAATACAGATATGCCAAGATTGTCGTACCTTAATCGTGCAGGTAAAGAATTTGGCATCAATTATCTGGGTAAAAATATGAAACGTGTTGAGGCGGCTGTTTCACCTAATTATGTCTATATGCTTATTGCAAGCGTAGATACTACAGGTACTGGATACTTTTCTATTTATAATTTAGCAGAAGTTAACAATTTTCTTGACAAGGCAGCAAATAATCCCAAGCCTATTCCTGATGTACCAATTATGGACTTATCATGTCAATCTGCGTTTAAAATTGATAACTTTGTCAATATTTTAGGTAATCTTCAACATGATCCAAAAGGTGGTTCAATTCAAGGTTATGATATAGATGATAACCTTAATATCTATATTTCTAGTGAAAAATCTCCTAAACAGGGTAATCTAAAACAGTTGCCAAGAAAAATTGTCAAAATTCCTTGGGGTATTACTGATACAGCCCAATGGGAATTTGCTGATCTTGATAGCGAGAACATGGATATACTTGGGTACATTTCTGAATTTGAAAGTATCCAAGTTATTGATGCAAATACTCTGTACTTAACAGTATCGTATCATAAAAAGGCTAAGGACTTTGAAACAGGTAAACGTCTAAGAACAACTAAGCAGCGTATTTATCAAATTGACTGGTACTAATTAAAGTTGTCCAACCTTATTTGCAGGAATACCATCGGTCACTAACTGGGAATTTAACTATATGTTAGGATCGACTTTAGTTAACATTTTAGTCTAATGGAACGTCGTCAACTGTAAAAGTATATTTACCAATATTTGGCAATTTAACTGTTGGTGGAACTAAGACGATCTCGGTAACACCATAGTTATTTTCTTCAGTGCTAGGACAGAAGTATGCACCTATTTTATATCCTTTAAAGTCGTTGAATTTCTTATGCTGACGTTTTAAGTCTTTTGCAATTTCTTTTTTAGCAGCTTCGTAGATTTCTTCATCACTTTTTCCTTTTCTGTATGTTGGACTTTTCCAACCTAACATGCTCCTAACAAAAACCACTTTTTTCTTATAATTTTTACCAAGAATATCTTTGCAAATGTCATCGTAGTGTTCTGGATAGTCAGCGGATACATCAAAATATGATTGGTACAAATTGGCAGCCAATTGAACTTGATCATTTTTTACTGTTCCAGGAAAGAGGTTAATTAAAGCATTGTTACGCTCAGTGTCGATATAATCAGAACTAACAACTCCAGAATAATTTTTGGGATCATAAAATACGGTCGATAATTTAGTTGGTATTGATCCAGGTGACTTTAACATAACGATAGTTTTCTTACTTTTTGGATTTACATAAGCACCGATCTTAAAGCCGTTAAAGCCAGTAAAAGCTTTATTATTTTTAGCTAATTCCTTTTGTAGTTGCTTATATATAAAGTCTTTAAAGTTATCGTGATTGTTATATTTTGCATTAACAATTATTGATACACAACTTTCGGTTCCAATTATGTTATTGTCAAAAAGGTCAGCAGCTAATTGTGTCTGTTTGTCATGAATTGTATTAGGAAATAAGCTAATCACCGAATTGTTTAAGTTGTTATCAATATTTTTAGTGTGAATACCATATTCTGGATTTAGTGGATTAAATAATACTGATGTGGTAGGGGTGCTAGTAGCTGCATATTTCCCCTTAGTTAAATAGCCATGCCAGACATAGCCAGAGTGCCTCTTATTACCGCTTTTAACCTTATAATAAATAGCTTTAGTCGAATCATGCTTCATAGTAACTGAAGCTGAAGCATACCAAGTTGTGTGTGGATAATTTTGCAAGTTACTTATAGGCTTGGTATGTTTTTTATTCCAAATTTTGACACTTTTGTCAGGGTCTTTAGCATGATAAGGCTTATTTTTTGCATAGTTCTTTTGTTTAACAACATGATATGTTGCGGCTTGTACTGGGTGCATGTTAACTTGAATACTAAATAATGCACAAAAGGCGATTAGTAAAGAGATAAATTTCGATTTTTTCATAATGTAAATCCTTTCCCAATAAATTGTTAAGTTAGTTATACCACAATTATCTCGTTGTTTTTTTGATAAAAGAAATCAGAATAAATCAGTAAAAAGATTGGCTAACTACGATTTTCCTGTTATAATCATGATTTAAAGGGGTTAGGAGTAGTAATTCAATTTTTCTGGATAGCGAATTTGCAATTGGTGAAAGGCAAGTAAGAGAATTGGCTGAAGGCGTGCCTAACTGATAACTTAGTAAATTAATAAGCGGATACTTTGTATCAATAAGAGTGGTACCGCGGGTAAAAACTCGTCTCTTCTTACGATAATGTAGGAAGAGACTTTTTTATTGCATTTAGGAGGTTAAAGATGAATTTTAAGGATAAAGTGGTTGAGCTAATTGCTAGCAAAGTGGATTTGCCCAAAGAACAGATTGATTCGCTGATTGAGCGACCAAAGAATGAAAAGATGGGGGATTATGCTTTTCCGGCTTTTGCCTTAGCTAAGGTTTTGCATCAGAATCCAGCAGAAATTGCACAAACGATTGCGTCGGAATTGACTAGCAGTGATTTTGCTAGTATCAAGGCTGCAGGCCCATATGTTAACTTCTCAATTAACCATGAAAAGCTGATCTCGCTGACACTGCAAGATGTCTTGACGCAAAAAGAGCATTATGGTGATCAAAAGTTAGGCGAAGGCAATGTGCCAATTGATATGTCTAGTCCTAACATTGCTAAGCCGATGTCGATGGGACATTTGCGCTCAACAGTGATTGGCAATTCAATTGCTAAAACTTTGCAAAAGGTTGGCTATACCCCAATTAAGATCAACTATATTGGCGATTATGGTACCCAATTTGGTAAACTAATTGCTGCTTATAAGCACTGGGGTGTTGAGGCAGATGTCAAAAAAGACCCGATCATGAATTTGTTTAAATATTACGTCAAATTCCATGAAGAAGCTGAAAAAGATCCAAGCCTTGATGATGAGGGGCGTGCTTGGTTTAAGAAGCTAGAAGAAGGGGACTCTGAAGCAGTTGAACTATGGCAATGGTTCCGAGATGTTTCGCTAACTGATTTTAAACGGATTTATAAACAACTAGGGGTGGAGTTCGATTCTTATAAAGGCGAGGCCTTCTTTAATGATAAGATGCAGCCTGTGATTGATGAATTGAAAGATAAAGGTTTGCTTTATGAATCAAAT
This DNA window, taken from Lactobacillus sp. ESL0684, encodes the following:
- a CDS encoding helveticin J family class III bacteriocin; translated protein: MQEKFPNVSLLKDLSGAYKVVIQNGNVTQNNIYALQLRNSQTDTYVICGSRATGIFNKTPALILHGDKTKGYNAGGHTQTWEYANKPESWFVGTKPNNANWNTQIARVKFPSSGTTHIYYNTDMPRLSYLNRAGKEFGINYLGKNMKRVEAAVSPNYVYMLIASVDTTGTGYFSIYNLAEVNNFLDKAANNPKPIPDVPIMDLSCQSAFKIDNFVNILGNLQHDPKGGSIQGYDIDDNLNIYISSEKSPKQGNLKQLPRKIVKIPWGITDTAQWEFADLDSENMDILGYISEFESIQVIDANTLYLTVSYHKKAKDFETGKRLRTTKQRIYQIDWY